Proteins found in one Gemmatimonadaceae bacterium genomic segment:
- a CDS encoding DUF4159 domain-containing protein, translating to MNRRIVAATATLLLFAATPPATGQRNGFSGYLCPDPPIYNIPYDGRFTFARLKYTGGPGQCYYRGEPSWAHGYGYTDHGTAESNLLKITADISTLRPHLDATNVIAIDDPALFRYPVAFLVEGGYLTLNEKEVGALRKYLLKGGFLIIDDSREDTRRGQSGWTNLEAMLGLVLPGLHPIDMELSHPIFHSFFDIPSFDIVKQYYDYGPPVFKGVFAGNDRTKRLMVMINFNTDLSNYWEYSASGFRPIDESNEAYKLGVNYLMYALIH from the coding sequence GTGAATAGACGGATCGTCGCCGCGACGGCGACACTGCTGCTGTTTGCCGCGACGCCGCCGGCGACGGGCCAACGCAACGGGTTCAGCGGCTACCTCTGCCCGGACCCGCCGATCTACAACATCCCGTACGACGGCCGGTTCACGTTCGCGCGACTCAAATACACCGGTGGTCCGGGGCAGTGTTACTATCGCGGCGAGCCGTCGTGGGCCCACGGCTACGGGTACACGGATCACGGGACGGCCGAGTCGAACCTGCTCAAGATCACGGCCGACATCAGCACGCTTCGCCCGCATCTCGACGCGACCAACGTCATCGCGATCGACGATCCGGCGTTGTTTCGCTACCCCGTGGCTTTCCTCGTCGAGGGCGGCTACCTGACGCTCAACGAGAAGGAAGTCGGGGCGCTGCGGAAATACCTGCTCAAGGGCGGCTTCCTGATCATCGACGACTCGCGGGAGGACACACGGCGCGGGCAATCGGGGTGGACCAACCTCGAAGCCATGCTCGGCCTCGTGCTGCCGGGGCTTCATCCGATCGACATGGAGCTGTCCCACCCGATTTTTCATTCGTTCTTTGACATTCCATCATTCGATATTGTAAAGCAGTATTATGACTACGGGCCGCCGGTCTTCAAGGGAGTCTTCGCGGGCAACGATCGGACGAAGCGCCTGATGGTGATGATCAACTTCAACACCGACCTCTCGAACTACTGGGAATACTCGGCGTCGGGGTTTCGCCCGATCGACGAGTCGAACGAGGCGTACAAGCTCGGCGTCAACTATCTGATGTACGCGCTGATCCACTGA